The Scylla paramamosain isolate STU-SP2022 chromosome 32, ASM3559412v1, whole genome shotgun sequence sequence CCTCCAGTCCTGTTTTTGTccggtgagagggagagggaagggggaggcagcccatagagggaggagagagcgggctggagagagggagagaaactgtGATAACCTAGGAGGAactggatagaaaaaaaaaagaaagaaaaaaaagaaaaagggtgaTTTCTTAAAGTGgtagccagtgtgtgtgtgtgtgtgtgtgtgtgtgtgtgtgtgtgtgtgtgtgtgtctgtgtgtgcgtgtgtgtgtttcaagaggCTCTCAAGTGCATCTGAGTGCAGGGCAGAGTTGCCTACACGAGAAtgccctaacctaccctacctacctcctcctcctcctcctcctcctcctcctcctcctcctcctcctcctcctcctcctcctcctcctccagcagtacCTCCTCCTTGCACCCCGTcgccgcggagagagagagagagagagagagagagagggatagagagagagagcgggaggagagaagacgtaggaggaggaggaggagggaggcaggttaGGGCGCCTCAAGGTTCTTGGGAGAGTAGCTGGAGTAGAGCGGGAGGTGAGCGACGCCcgcctcccatcccttcccttccctggtcGATATattgaatcctcctcctcctcctcctcctcctcctcctcctcctcctcctcctatctcagGCCTCCCTTCTCGTACCTCaggccttcctccttctcctcctcctgctgttgcctcctcctcctcctcctcctcctcctcctcctcctcctcctcctcctcctcctcctcctcctcctcctcctcctccattttcctagTACTGTCTTGTGTttgtcagcctctctctctctctctctctctctctctctctctctctctctctctctctctctctctctctctctctctctctctctctctctctctctctctctctctctctctctctctctctctctctctctctctctctctcatttctaccTTATAACCCCTGCGTTGGTTTTCCTCCGagtctgcgagagagagagagagagagagagagagagagagagagagagagagagagagagagagagagagagaggtctacttataaatgttattattatttttcaattttccttcaTCGTATTTTAGTTTTCCCATCAAACgtttgtctcgttttctttttttgtatgtgttctcgttttctttcattggaTTTGTGTTTACTTTCCGACTGTCTTTTGTTTTGTGATgctttggtttctctctctctctctctctctctctctctctctctctctctctctctctctctctctctctctctctctctctctcattgcgtaatattttcttgttcttcattttcactgtcttttcttctaatttcGTCCTTTTATTAATTAGTACTTTATTCTCTTCTGCTTTATCTATTTCATCTTCgtaattccttttttctttcttttctatccttcgtctttttcactgttcattttttatttgcatttctatctacatttatttttatctgattgtttctcttttattcttctctcttctttcctacttctttttttcttctctcaccctttcctcttcctccttttatccccTTCTTATTCACCATTTCACTGATTCCTCCGTattatcatctcctcctcctcctcctcctcctcctcctcctcctcctcctcctcctcctcctcctcctcctcctcctcctcctcctcctccttcttactttCATGTTCTCCTCTTTGCCTTATTCTCATCCGTTTTCTCTCATCAAGtcgtcctcttcgtcttcccctcttcttccctcctccctcttccttccctttaatcctcctcctgttcttccttttttcatatttttgttccttcaatccttccttccacttgttTCTCTCTTGGATTATCGATTTTAgcaattttttatttctttgtttttgttccttttctccctttctttttttgtgtttagtaTTTATTTCCATATCTCTGTGTCTTCCTATTCTATGTgtaattattctttatttcctatcatccctcccttctctcccatcatccgttgcttctttctccctctccctcttcctccctccctcccacccatctTCCCCTTTcgtaccttcccttctcccttcctccccctccctctcccatcctccctccctcattctcttcttgtttGCCTTCCTGTGAAacataaatgataaaaacatgaaaggagaaataattGTGTTCAGATCTTGTTTTATACTtatgttctctcctcctcctcctcctcctcctcctcctcctcctcctcctcctcctcctcctcctcctcctcctcctcctcctcctcctccttctcgggTGCTTCGTCACGTGTGGTTGAATTTGAGAGTTGATTTAGGATTAGAATTGAAAGGAGGGTTGGATTTGCATGTTGTGTTGTTTATCGAGCGGCAGGTGTGGCTGAGGCGTGCACATGTGTtggacaggtgtgtgaaggGTAGGGAACGGACCGGTACAGGTGTTTGTCTTACCTGTGAGGCTCGAGGTGATGAATGGTTGGAAAGAACAGTGGAAGGGAGATAGAGATAGGtggtgatgtgtttgtgtgcggttagttgtgtgtttgtgtttgggtaTAGGTGTGCGGGAGTGATGGTGGCGCTGTTTTGGTTGTTATTGTGTGTTATTGGTTTATTTCGTGGTTTTGTTTgagtctcgtttttttttttttttttttttttttttattcgctggttcgtttgtttttgtagtttttagCGGGGTTGTTTGGGGGGAAAAAGTGAGTTACGTGGATTTTCTTTTgaatgcggtgtgtgtgtgtgtgtttgtgtgtgtgtgtgtttatctggtAGGGTTTGCCTCCTCGTTATGCCGTGTGCTGGCGTGGCGTGCGGCGGGCCGGCGGCTTGTTTGCGGTGAGGTGGGTCTCGCGCGCCTAAAATATCTCGGGTGGCCGCTAATTCTCCGCCGTGACCCTCCTCGCGTGACCCAAGACACAACTGGCGGCCCTAAACCGACGGCCGCTGTTATTACGGGAGGGGGAGCAAGCACGTGAGTGGCGGGTCGTTAGTGGCGGCGGGAGGCGTGAGCGAGGGTGAGCCACAGTGAGCCAGCCACCACcaggccgccgccgccgccccgctGTAACCGTGGtgcatttccttccccttttcagAGCAGAGTAAGAGAAAGACTCATGTTTGTGGTTGGCAGGCAGTGAGGACAGTGGCTGGCAGCAGCATGGTGCAGGCCGCGCGCTGCTCGCCGACCCCCTGACTCAGGCCGGGACACGGCTCGCCCTGCACACAGTGATGACTTCGTGAGGCGCGGAGGCAGCCAGGTGCACCGGCAGGTTGTGATTGAGGATGCTGGAGGGCGTCGGCATGCCTCTGGTGTATAGTGCAGGTGGGGCCGGCGGGCGCGAGCAGCGGCGGCCCATGTGGACGCAGCACGAGAAGGCGGTGCTGCGGCTGCTGATGCGTCAGTACGCCGGCGTGACGGAGTTCGACCCTCCTGACGTGCACAAGCACCCCATCAGGAACGAGATGTGGCGGCTGCTGACGGCGCGATACAACGCCCACCCGCACGTCAGGTCCCGCGACACCAAGCAGCTCCGCAAGGCGTGGGAGAACCTCAAGTACCGCGCCCGCAAGCTGGGCTCCGAGAGCCAGCGAAGCGGGCGCCAGCAGAACGCCGCCGCGGAGTCGAGCTGGCCGCTGGACGGCGTGACGATACCCGGGGCGGCGCCCTCCACCCCCGCGTCCCCGCccagggaggcaggggaggtggGCGACTGGAAGGACGCCGACGAAGAGTCGCAGAGGATTCTGGACGAcgaggaggatgtggagaaggtggtgaaggaagaggtggaggaggacccGCTGGCCACGCAGGACAGGTCCAGCCACACTCCGCCTGCCAGCGAGCGAGGCCCCGCTGTGCTGAGCCTGCACCCGCTGGTCTCGTCGCTGCTGGGGGGAGGCCTGGGCTCGCTGGCCACCACGCtgcccttcctcacctccccctcctccccgctGGCCACGGGGCTGCTCCTCCCGCAGGTGGTGTCCTCTCTGTCCGGCAGGGAGCTGGACAGCAGGAGCACCATCTTGAGATCTTCCACGGACGCCGCCGCAGCTGCCGTTGGGGTCACCGCCGCGGGTGACGCCGCCTCGCCCCCAGCAGTCACCTCCGCCgcgcccacctccaccaccactacctcagaCACAAGCATTTCTACCTCAGGGGCGTCCGTCGTCCTCAACGGTGTTTCTCAGGCATTCTCAAACACCCCGACGGAcgccgcctccccctcctccccctgccccgAGAAGCATGCGGGAGAAGCCGTCACCGAGCCGCCCCTCGCCCAGGACCGCCTGCACCAGCGCGTGGCGGGCGTGGAGGCGTCCATCCGCAACACGGAGGAGCAGCACCAGGCACAGATGCAGCTGCTGAGGCTACAGATGGCACAGGCAGTGACGGAGCACGACGCCAAGATGCGGGTGTTGGCCACGCAGCTAGAGTATTGGCAGAGGCGCCTCCGCGTGCAGCAGCAGGTGTCCGACGTGCTGTCCGTCACCACCCAGCAGGAGCCCGAGGCGGAGGACGAGCAGCTGCCTTGACCCCACGTCCCTGTCAGCTGGCTCCTGTCCCTGCCGCGGGTGGCCGAGCACAGGCTGAGTGCCGGGTGCTGCTGGCCAGgttgtgagtgactgactgtcCAAGTTTAGTGTTGATATCTAGGTCTTGTCGGCGTCGGGTAGTACTGCACGCGCTTGTGTGGTTTAATCATTCCAGGTGTTTTGAGTGTCAGCAGGTCGCGGCGCGGCGGCTCCGGTCACCCGCCGCGACCAGTAGGGTGTTCGACGTAAGGAAACAAGTATTACTACATTGCTGTTTGTGACCTCAGGCGTGGGCGtatgtcggtgtgtgtgtgtgtgtgtgtgtgtgtgtgtgtgtgtgtgtgtgtgtgtgtgtgtgtgtgtgtgtgtgtgtgtgtgtgtgtgtgtgtgtgtgtgtgtgtgtgtgtgtgtgtgtgtgtgtgtgtgtgtgtgtgtgagtgagtgagtgagtgagtgagtgagtgagtgagtgagtgagtgagtgagtgtggtggtgttagCGGTACGAGTGTGGCACACAGAGCTGGGAAGTGTAGGTATCGTGGACACTTTGGTTTTGTTAGCGCAACGCTTGGTTAGTGAGGAGGGGTCCACCCCCGCCCATCCCTCGTCTCCCAGAAGCGGCTTCCATTCCTGCACTGCATAAAGCAACAGAGTACTACGGGTCCTGGGCTTCCCGCGAGGCGTCGACGCCGCGGCTCCCGTGGGCGGCCCAGCGCTTCCTGATCATCAAATCGTAACGTAAGCAAGAGGGGCGTGGAGGAGGAATTCCGGCTACCTGGGAAACCTCTTACCCGGCACGACCAGGATTTTGTTTTGCTAGAGTCACTTCAGgtgggctgctgctgctgctgcaacaccTCAGCTTTAacccgccgccaccgccgccgccgccgcaggaCTCCCTCCCGGGGCGCGGGGCGCCGCCCCCGCCCTGGAGGAGGAAGTTGGCGGCGTGCAGGCCGGAGCTTCCCGGCGGGCGAGCAGCCTCAGCACTGTACATAACAGTATACCTGACCATTGTATTTACACAGATATTATATTTTTAGTAAGATTATGTGCTATACCGctaataaatattataaaacATTACGGCAGTGTATCATTGATGACTCGCCCTCCTCACCCCGGCACACCTGCACCTCAAGTTGGCTGATTTGAAGGCTGGTGTTATGTTatactttgcttcttttttcacACTGGTTTTTGTTACAAGACAAGCAACACGAGGCGGCGGGGGAAACACgagcaaaacaaaacataaaatggAACAGAAACAAGTTTTTAGCTCAAGCTGCTTTtagatggtagtggtagtggtggtggtggtagtagtagtagtagtagtgtcggAGGCTTTAAACTTGTGACGAGTTGTCGCAAAGTTCACCTGTTAGTCCGCCACACCTGTGTACCAACATGACAAGGTAAGAGGGTCTGTTCACTTGTTACTCGTCCACTccttgttactgtgtgtgtgtgtgtgtgtgtgtgtgtgtgtgtgtgtgtgtgtgtgtgtgtgtgtgtgtttagcagtTTGCACCACCCACACTTTCATGCTTCCatcaaacaaaagaagaaaagtcaatTCAAACATTTACTCCCGCATGTCATCTCTGCCCACACTAAGCAATAAGACCACGATAAAACAGCAAGCCCCAGCCACTGCATGACGAAACAGTAGCCATGGCGAAGCTGTTACGTAACCTCCTTCAGACACCAGTGCAAATATCAAAGACTCATGGAAGTGTTCATACAAATACTAGCTCCTATTATTAGTTTTAAGCTCAGTTCTTCATCACATCACGCATCACCCCAGACAACACAAGCTTTAACACACCAAGACAACACAAGCTTTAATACCGCAAGATAACACAAGCTTTAACACACAAGATCAAAATGCCACAAGATTATCGTAGCCACAGCTTAAAGAAGACCATACCAAGCACCAGTATTAACACAAGCACTGAATTACCACCTTGGGCAAAGACGCATCCAAACATTACTTACGCACACTAACGCTGAAGCACACGGTCAGAAAGCAAGATGATAGTATACAAAGATAAGTGTTTAAAAACTTATAGATGATATGGAAAGGAGTTTACTTTGTTCTAGGGTACATAGTTACTGAAGAGACtaggagaaaagtagaaaaaagtaCGAAGTTATAGGTGACAGGAAAAGTTTAGTAATGAAAAAGTTGACATAACGATACTTTAAGAGTTTTTCATAGTTCACCCTGTAATAATAAGTTAATCTTGACCTTTAGACTACATagtataaaaataaggaaaaggagtggAAAACGTTATAaatgacacgaaaaaaaagtttagcaaTGAAAACATTAATATTACGACACACAAATGGTCTTCCAtagttcattaaaaaaaatagtgtttaaAAGTTACAGATGACAAAGAAAAGTTTAgcagtggaaaaaagaaaaaatttaatTCTATACACTGCCCAAAGAGTCTTCAATAGTCCACCCTCAACTAACAcggttttctctcattctttacaGTGTTATGCGGGAATCGTGTAAGccagatgaccaagacttacaATGACATCGATGCCGTAACAAGACTTCTGcaggaggtgagtgtgtgtttcccctccccaccctgtctgcctgcctgattGGAGATAGAAGGGTCCTGACCGTATACAACATAAGGGAGGATTACGAATgcaagggaaagatgaaaatacgagagaaaatggggagatggaagataaaggaaTGGTAAACGAAAATAATAGGAGAGAATTAAAttataagagaaaaattaagaatactgggagaagaaataaaatggaagatgaggataaataagaacaatacagatagaaagaaaaaggaaggaaagaataacaaggagaaaggaagaaagggagagaaatggggagaaaaatgagagaagaggggaaggaaggataaaaggaaaagattgtTAGTTAAGtggtgaggaaggggagaaaatgtaataaggaaggagaaagaaaagtcaggaagatgagagacgaaaaagtaaggaaggaaaaaatcgaaaaaaggtaaaagagaaaaaggaagtggTTATGCAGGGAAGGAATaagtggagataaagaaaataaagaggaaaataaaagaagatgatcagagaaaagaaatggatgaaagaaatgagagtaCAACAAAAATGAAACAAGGAAATATAATTGAGTAGGTTGCATGCGACAAGGGGTCAAGCGCCAACTTTCGTTAAATGGAGTTACCAATGTATTCTTCTCTATAATTTCCCGCACATCTTAGAAATAACATTGATGCGATCGTATCTCTAGCGTGCGTGCAGCTAACGTCCCTTTATCATAGCAGTGTATACCTCACCAACCATGCTATCGCCATTAGTCTCGGTAAATATCAGATGTTTGAAAAGGCAACTGTTGATAATAATGGTTAATTTGAACGCAGAACATTAGTGTACACTATtgttactaaaaaaaattaGTGTTACACATGAAAGTTTCCTTAAATGACAATACAGTAATTCATTGCGGGGGGCACGTAAGTTTCCTCCGTCATGTGCCACACCAGCCAGCCCAAACTGGCGTACGGCATTGCTAAAGCCAGTATCCTTATGTTTAGTGTCAAGTTATTATACGAAGCTATGTTATTGAGGTACATAATTATATTACTTAACtattgctaagagagagagagagagagagagagagagagagagagagagagagagagagagagtgtgtgtgagtgagtgcacTATCACAACGGCGCGTTACCATGGTGATagtgcactttctctctctctctctctctctctctctctctctctctctcatgcgatCTTGAAAAGAGAAGGCAAATCAAATCACATATAAATATTTTAAAGAGTAGAATAGAGTAGATAACAAttttgagaagagagagagagagagagagagagagagagagagagagagagagagagagagagagagagagagaggggggggggaatagAAATTATTGTACGTCTGGCAGCGTCGTCGATCCTCCCTCCTAGAGAGAGTGGCGCCGAGACAGCGCAACTTAGCCAGCAGGAAGCACTAAAATTATTGTCATGGAGTGTTTTACTTATGAGTCTGAGTCAGTTCTTAATGAATTATTACGAGATGCTGCATATCAATAGATTTTTCTGTTCAAATgtaaaagtttcaaaatctgaAAATGTTTAATGCTTAACGctattattcttcattttataaCTGATTATTCATCGTAACGATATCAGAAATATATCACGTAAAAGCCAAGAAAATGTAATATATAACGAGATATAACACACAGTTGCTTATACTCTGTATAGGACATACTAGACACGTAAAGCAAAGCAATAGTGAACGACTGACGCACGCGGGGGGCTTACCTTCTCGCAGCCAGCTACTCATATGAAcgaagaaaagtaggagagagagagagagagagagagagagagagagagagagagagagagagagagagagagagagagagagaggaaattagaaTACGTAGAAGAGGGAAGGTTGGGATGAAggggagtgaaaggagagagtggggagagaggaggataaaagaggggaaagagcaggaggggaggaaagctTCTACGCTGTCTGTCTGGAGGAAAAAAGCTTAACAAGGCTacgaacattctctctctctctctctctctctctctctctctctctctctctctctctctctctctctctctctctctctctctcgtgtccctgaaagtgtttatttttatcttttaatattcCATAAAACATATtttcacggtgtgtgtgtgtgtgtgtgtgtgtgtgtgtgtgtgtgtgtgtgtgtgtgtgtgtgtgtgtgtgtgtgtgtgtgtgtgtgtgtgtgtgtgtgtgtgtgtgtgtgtgtgtgtgtgtgtttccttttaaCCCACCATTTGTTTTTAGtcaaagttctctctctctctctctctctctctctctctctctctctctctctctctctctctctctctctctctctctctctctctcgttaacctaccttccctttatttctcttccttttcgtcttttcctcttccccttctcctctttctccgtaTCTTCCTCATCATACCTTCCCTCACCATCTCTTCCCTttgacctctcctcctcctcctcctcctcttctccctcctccctgaaTCGCTCACGCTCGTTACGGCagataattaaagaaagattCCCCCCAGCGAGATAAATTTGTTTCCCAAGCCCTTGATTGCGGGAAGGTGCAGCTTATTTACACACAAGCCTTGTTATTTtcacatctccctcccttccctctcgtgccgttttcctctctctccctcgcgcGCTGCTGGCCGTCCACCCGCCCGCCACCCCTTTCCCCCGTCTTATGCTTCatcacccgttttctttccttccctgtggTGTTTCTGttgctcttccttctgttcttgtatttttttgtgtgtgtgtttgtgttttcgtgtcctttttctttacgactgtttcatctttcttctctttcttttatttttctcctcttcctcctgttttgcAGTTTCCATCCAGCCACATGTTTAGGGATGGctatagaacaagaagaaatgccTTAGAGGAGatagtaattaaggaaacacATGTCAGATAACAGTGAAGGGATTAATTTaacatccttccctcctacctacCACACTCAACTTTCCCTCCGACCACACTCACTAACACCACGTCTCTTCACCccacagaaagagaaggatctTGAGCTTGCTGCAAAGATCGGGCAGCAGCTCCTGAACCGCAACAAGGCACTCGAGGAACGCAACACCCTCCTGGATGCTGAGCTTTCCGCTGCCACCGACACCATCACACAGCTCCGACATGACCTGCAAATGAAAACAGATCTTCTCCAGATATACACGAACGATGTCGACGAAAGCAGCTGTGAAAGTGAGTTAAAGATTAGATAAGGAAACGTTGGGAAATTTTTAGAagcaagggtgtttttttttgtttttttttgtgaataagACTAATTTTGTCATGTCCTCATGTGAAATATCGTATAAATAGAGTAATTGATTTGATGAATATGGTGAATGCTTTTGTGCTATTTGTATGATGCTGTGCAAAAGTTGAGATTATTTGTACGTAGAAAATATGTTAGTTAGATGGAAATACATGATGATAAGGAGATTATTAGAGAAAATAGGTACTCATGTATTGGTTTGTGTGATGGAAGTAGACAAAGATTAGGAGATCTTTAGAAAAAATAGGTACTTATGTAAAGTTTTAAAGAATTTTGACTGATATAAAGAGACACCACAACCAAAAATAACGTAAGTAAGAAACCCATCGATAGTAACACAATTAGAACAACaacaccacgccaccaccagATATCACTCACGTAAAATTTTAGAGAATCCAGACAGATATAAagagacaccacaacaaaaaataaacttaaattaGAAAACCATCgataccaacaccaccatacAGTTGACCCATCGTTCTCTCCCGCACCACCAGCTACACCCACCACCATCCGCAACATCAATGTGGAAGTCCTGCAACACCGCATCAAGAACCTGGAGGATGAGAACCGGTCGCTGCACTCTGAGGCGAAGCAGATCGCCGATGACACAGAGCTTTGtgaggacaaggagaaagagttGATGACGGATGTGATCAAACAGCTCAGTGAGTATTGCGTGATGCtgttactgctctctctctctctctctctctctctctctctctctctctctctctctctctctctctctctctctctctctctgatatgtgTTTTGCtgtctattcttttcttgtttttttttccgtttttctctgatttttttctgtgttcttttgttttcttgttctttttccacCTATTTTCTTCACTATTACTTACATCATTCTGCCTTTTATGCTGTTTTTAGTactgttaattttgttttattcttctttgttaACTGTTCATCAGCTTTAAGTCAGATTTTTAGAAGTTATCGTCTGTGTTTCATGACTAAGCtggataaaacaaaatataatgacAGAACAACACAGGCCTGACTCAAATCCTCAACACAACaacaaggtaaacacacacacacacacacacacacacacacacacacacacacacacagaactaaGCCAAATTCAAATCCTGTCTACAAGATAAGTAcctacacacacaagcacacagaaCTTAACCTGACTCAGTCCTTAAcacaagataaacacacacacacacacacacacacacctaagccTCGCTCTCTCCTTTCCACAGGCGATGCAAACCACCAGGTGGGTCAGCTTAGCGACGAGCTGGCCAAGAAGGTGGAGGACTCGCTGCGGCAACAGGAGGAGATCACTCAGCTCCTGGCGCAGGTGGTGGATCTGCAGTCACGGAACAAGCGACTGCTGGGGGAGAATGACGAACTGGCCAACATGGTGGGTGTGGCGCGTGACTGCCAGCAGGAACTGACGATGGAGCTGGCCGAGCTGAAGGAGAAGTATGCTGAGGTTCTCGACTTGCTGCATGACACACAGGATCAGCTGAGGCGGGTGCAGAAAAAGGTGAGGCATGGGAGGATGAGACACAGGAGGTGGAATACaatggaacacaaa is a genomic window containing:
- the LOC135089023 gene encoding uncharacterized protein LOC135089023, producing MLEGVGMPLVYSAGGAGGREQRRPMWTQHEKAVLRLLMRQYAGVTEFDPPDVHKHPIRNEMWRLLTARYNAHPHVRSRDTKQLRKAWENLKYRARKLGSESQRSGRQQNAAAESSWPLDGVTIPGAAPSTPASPPREAGEVGDWKDADEESQRILDDEEDVEKVVKEEVEEDPLATQDRSSHTPPASERGPAVLSLHPLVSSLLGGGLGSLATTLPFLTSPSSPLATGLLLPQVVSSLSGRELDSRSTILRSSTDAAAAAVGVTAAGDAASPPAVTSAAPTSTTTTSDTSISTSGASVVLNGVSQAFSNTPTDAASPSSPCPEKHAGEAVTEPPLAQDRLHQRVAGVEASIRNTEEQHQAQMQLLRLQMAQAVTEHDAKMRVLATQLEYWQRRLRVQQQVSDVLSVTTQQEPEAEDEQLP